From one Tiliqua scincoides isolate rTilSci1 chromosome 14, rTilSci1.hap2, whole genome shotgun sequence genomic stretch:
- the GUCD1 gene encoding protein GUCD1 isoform X1 gives MKSPQEEREAEGAPPAVDDVQLKVPVLQQLYHWDCGLACSRMVLQYLDLLDDEEFQKAIQDFRLTKSIWTIDLAYLMRHFGVRHRFCTQTLGVDKGYKNQSFYRKHFDTEENRVNQLFAQAKACKVLVEKCTVTIQDIQEHLSRGHVAIVLVNAVLLLCDLCSSPVKYCCFLPIGQKCFCRSPDYQGHFVVLCGYNKASGSIYYNNPAYADRTCSTSVDNFEEARTSYGTDEDILFVYSDS, from the exons ATGAAGAGCCCCCAGGAGGAGCGGGAGGCGGAGGGGGCGCCGCCCGCAG TGGACGACGTCCAGTTGAAAGTCCCTGTCCTCCAGCAGCTGTACCACTGGGACTGTGGCCTGGCTTGCTCCAGGATGGTCCTGCA GTACCTGGACCTCCTTGACGATGAAGAGTTCCAGAAGGCCATCCAGGACTTCCGCCTGACCAAGAGCATTTGGACCATTGACTTGGCCTACCTGATGCGCCACTTTGGGGTCAGGCATCGATTCTGCACCCAGACCCTGGGGGTGGACAAGGGCTACAAAAACCAG TCGTTCTATAGGAAACATTTTGACACCGAGGAGAACCGAGTCAACCAGCTGTTTGCACAAGCCAAGGCCTGCAAGGTGCTGGTGGAGAAATG CACGGTGACCATCCAGGACATCCAGGAGCACCTCTCCAGGGGCCATGTGGCCATCGTTCTGGTCAACgcggtgctgctgctgtgtgaccTCTGCTCCAGCCCAGTCAAGtactgctgcttcctccccatcGGCCAGAAATGCTTCTGCCGGAGCCCCGACTACCAGGGCCACTTCGTGGTGCTGTGTGGCTACAACAAGGCCTCAGGGAGTATCTATTACAACAACCCTGCTTACGCTGACC GGACATGCAGCACCAGCGTGGACAACTTCGAGGAAGCCCGGACGAGTTACGGCACCGACGAGGACATCCTGTTTGTGTATTCGGACAGCTGA
- the SNRPD3 gene encoding small nuclear ribonucleoprotein Sm D3, translating to MSIGVPIKVLHEAEGHIVTCETNTGEVYRGKLIEAEDNMNCQMSNITVTYRDGRVAQLEQVYIRGSKIRFLILPDMLKNAPMLKSMKNKNQGSGAGRGKAAILKAQVAARGRGRGMGRGNIFQKRR from the exons ATGTCCATCGGGGTGCCAATTAAAGTCCTGCATGAAGCCGAAGGCCACATTGTCACCTGCGAGACCAACACAGGTGAAGTCTATCGAGGGAAGCTCATTGAAGCCGAAGATAACATGAATTGCCAG ATGTCCAACATCACCGTGACGTACAGAGATGGGCGTGTGGCACAGCTGGAGCAAGTGTATATCCGGGGGAGCAAAATACGGTTCCTCATCTTGCCTGATATGCTGAAAAATGCGCCCATGTTGAAAAGCATGAAGAACAAGAACCAGGGCTCTGGAGCCGGAAGAGGCAAAGCAGCTATCCTCAAAGCCCAGG TGGCTGCAAGAGGAAGAGGACGTGGGATGGGCCGTGGCAACATCTTCCAGAAGCGGCGATAA
- the LRRC75B gene encoding leucine-rich repeat-containing protein 75B: MAHAVSSAGWVELLLPEVTISAGLMKEPDLVAPWSFWNDSRPRSRMEYDPWKSSDRICRQLIYHLTPHSKWHRHGVGRRKSRASLKSSLQKKLSQDALDLSGISLSTRDVHRLAYYLQSNCDQLHTVDLSFTDLTDDLLHLLLPFLWVLPGLTHLSLNGNRLTRATVKELTEAVKDPAKFPFLAWIDLGNNVDISTMPQPLLVGLRKRLSQQTTLPTIYEALDCDSELSSRFETSEEEEDDSQAGGPQPVTVACGFPQQSCGR; the protein is encoded by the exons ATggcccacgctgtatccagcgcag GCtgggtggagctgctgctgcctgaggtgaccatctcagctggcctcatgaagGAGCCAGACTTGGTTGCTCCCTGGAGCTTCTGGAATGATAGCAGACCCAGGAGTCGAATG GAGTACGACCCCTGGAAGTCCTCGGACCGGATCTGTCGGCAGTTGATTTACCACCTGACTCCTCACTCGAAATGGCACCGGCACGGTGTGGGCCGCAGGAAGTCCCGGGCCAG TCTGAAGAGCAGCCTGCAGAAGAAGCTGAGTCAAGACGCACTGGACCTGTCAGGGATCTCCCTCTCCACGCGGGACGTCCACCGCCTGGCCTACTACCTGCAGAGTAACTGCGACCAGCTGCACACAGTAGACTTGAGCTTCACCGACCTGACCGACGACCTGTTGCATCTCCTACTGCCGTTCCTGTGGGTGCTGCCTGGTCTCACCCACCTCTCACTCAACGGGAACCGCCTGACTCGGGCCACCGTGAAGGAGCTGACGGAGGCCGTGAAGGACCCGGCCAAGTTCCCGTTCCTGGCCTGGATTGACCTGGGCAACAACGTGGACATCTCCACCATGCCGCAGCCCCTGCTGGTTGGCTTGCGCAAGCGTCTCAGCCAACAGACCACACTGCCCACCATCTACGAGGCCCTGGACTGCGATTCCGAACTCTCTAGCAGGTTCGAGACcagtgaggaagaggaagacGACTCACAAGCAGGAGGTCCTCAGCCAGTGACTGTGGCTTGTGGCTTCCCCCAGCAGTCCTGTGGCAGGTGA
- the GUCD1 gene encoding protein GUCD1 isoform X2: protein MHWYLDLLDDEEFQKAIQDFRLTKSIWTIDLAYLMRHFGVRHRFCTQTLGVDKGYKNQSFYRKHFDTEENRVNQLFAQAKACKVLVEKCTVTIQDIQEHLSRGHVAIVLVNAVLLLCDLCSSPVKYCCFLPIGQKCFCRSPDYQGHFVVLCGYNKASGSIYYNNPAYADRTCSTSVDNFEEARTSYGTDEDILFVYSDS, encoded by the exons ATGCACTG GTACCTGGACCTCCTTGACGATGAAGAGTTCCAGAAGGCCATCCAGGACTTCCGCCTGACCAAGAGCATTTGGACCATTGACTTGGCCTACCTGATGCGCCACTTTGGGGTCAGGCATCGATTCTGCACCCAGACCCTGGGGGTGGACAAGGGCTACAAAAACCAG TCGTTCTATAGGAAACATTTTGACACCGAGGAGAACCGAGTCAACCAGCTGTTTGCACAAGCCAAGGCCTGCAAGGTGCTGGTGGAGAAATG CACGGTGACCATCCAGGACATCCAGGAGCACCTCTCCAGGGGCCATGTGGCCATCGTTCTGGTCAACgcggtgctgctgctgtgtgaccTCTGCTCCAGCCCAGTCAAGtactgctgcttcctccccatcGGCCAGAAATGCTTCTGCCGGAGCCCCGACTACCAGGGCCACTTCGTGGTGCTGTGTGGCTACAACAAGGCCTCAGGGAGTATCTATTACAACAACCCTGCTTACGCTGACC GGACATGCAGCACCAGCGTGGACAACTTCGAGGAAGCCCGGACGAGTTACGGCACCGACGAGGACATCCTGTTTGTGTATTCGGACAGCTGA